The DNA region TGACTGACTGGCAGGCAGAAATGACACGGGCAGGAAATGGGAAATGGTTCAGGGTCTTGGAATTCCCCCGGCTGCCTAATTAAGTGGTTCGCTAtttggaagtttttaaaatatttgccccTTGGAGTTCCCCAGAGAGAAGCAAGCATTGGATTCAATGGGCAAAGAGCGTCAACTTCAAAAGTCATTCGTTGGCTGTCATAGCACAAACATTTACTGCATGCCACTGTGTCTATGGCACTATTGGGGGAACATGGCGGGGGGATACAAAAGGTCCATGACTAGCAAAAGCCAAGGGTTTTTGTTTACAAATTTTCTATCAcctaagcattaaaaaaaaaaaaaaaaaaaaaaaaaattgggctcCTCTGTGGTTCATGTACgattatatgtgcatatacaccaATACACAGGCGGAcgtatatatttcattttattgaaacATTCAGAAAATACTGGGAGTGAAGCCTGACTTGCAATACCGTtcccgttgctggcaatgagcatCTGAAATAATGACACTTTTGTCTTTAGTGCATATGCACTGTTTGTctccagaacagaaaaccaaaagtttaaaaacaagatAATCCAGTCGATTCTAAAACTCATCGAGTCTTCAAAATTATTCATCAGATGCTTCCTACTTTCCAACGCTTCGCTTTTTTCGATTTGCACAGACAGCTGTTGAACGCTGATGCCACACAAACGGTTACAATTGTTTACTTAAGCAAAAAATGCCACCAGACTGACTCCATCCTCAAAATGCAGTCATCTCGACGGGGGGAGGCATCACACTAGGGGAGCCTTGCCAGAGGCCAGACCATAACCCTGAGGTGACACAGGGTAGACGCGCAAAACCACCGGCGCCAGGGCGTTTCCGCAGGGTTTCCCAAGAGTCAAACGCAGCGGCTCACGGTTTGCCACGTCCCCCAGGAGAATGgtaggcagagacagagagaggaaatgtGGAGGGGGCACAAACCGCAAGGTGAAGAAAACGAACAAACACCGAGTTGATACGGATAGTCCCCGTTCCCCTGAGGGCCGACCCCGCGACTCCCGATGGGCGGCCAATTGCGCCGGGCGTCCCTGGGCCTCCCAGCGTCTTTCCCGGAGGTTAGTCTCCCCAAGGCCGAAAGTGCGCTCGGTTCCGCTTTCCGGCTCCAGCCTCCCGGGCGCCCTCGCGCGGCTGCTAACGCGAGTCCCCGGCTGGGCGCGCTGACGTCATCGTGCGTCGGCGTGAGCCCGGATGGGGCGGCGGGCTTCGGGAGCGCCGGAGCTGATCCGAGCCGAGGCGGCCGTATCTCCTTGTCTGTACCGCTGCTTCCCGGCTCTGGGGAGGCCTCTAGGCTGCCGCGCAGCTTCCGTGTTTGCTGCGCCCGCACTGCGGTGAGTGCTGCTCCTTCCGGACTCGGGCGGCGCGGGGAGGGTGGGGACGCGCGGGCCCGCGGGGGCCCACTTCCCTGATGTGGCGGCCGGACGGGGAAGGAAGGGGCCTGAGGCTCTTCGGCCAAGGGTCGAGGGTCGACGGGGGCTCTCTGCTTTCTACTCTCGCCAAGGTTTTATTGGATGCGGAAGCCCAAACTTCAAAACTTGCAGtcaaagccatttttaaaatgtgacttgtTTTCAAGCCTCCTCTGGCCGCCGCCCACTCTTCTGGCCCTTGGACTTTGACCAATATGTTTTATCGCAGTTTTTGCAAGGTTTTGAACTTAGCCCTCGGCGTTCTTTTAATGTAATACATCGAAACGAAGATATTTCGGTGGCGGCGATGTTTCATATTTCATAGTTGCCACTGCGCTCTGTCATTCCAGTAGTCTGTTGTGTATTGTGAGAAACAACTCTGGGAAATTATTAGGTAAATCCCATAGTTTCTGTTATTTTCCCTTCCATCCTATCCCCTGTCCAGCTGCAGTTTGCTTAAAGAGAATGCAGCAGTGCGGAGCTCGTAGATAAAAGTCTTTCGTTTAAAGATAGGATATAAGATCGGGTGTAATTAAAGCAACAGTGGGCGTCAGGCTACTGTTTTCACAGGCCACTGTGTTAGGTTTTGTTTTCGGTTGTTTTCTACCGTCGTTGCTTTGAAATTGTAAGGGATTGGCAGAGTTTAAGGGTTTATATTAATGAACTCGTGGTGCATTTTACTGCAGTTTTCCTGGTCGCGGAGAGACTTGATATTACAAACTAACGTTGCTGTCTGATTACTGCTGTACTGCGGCTGACAGGGTTTAGTGGAGTGTCTTGTCGCTCTCTCTGCCTTTTTAACCAATGTTCCTTTGCCTCCAGCAGAGTGCCAAAGATACCTTTAGGTCAGAAAAGGGGAGGAGAGCAAGGACAAAATGTTTTCCTGTGTGAAAATTTCCATCTGTCTCTAAAGTTGTGCGTTTTAAAAACACGTATAGTTAGTGCTATGGGAGTatgttgcatttatttattttcattaagagCTTTTTCAGTTAGAAAGTTGTATtgacaaattgctggaattaagatgtattatctaaaatgtaaattattcttAGACTTTACTGAATGAATTGAAGAGTATGTAAGTTCTATTTGGCAAGCAAATACGGTTTTCTAAAataccttttgttttttcttttcagatttacAGCCCTGAAGAATCTCCCTCTCCCTATTTTCCCCCTGCAGTAATAAATCCCATTATGGAGGTCTCGAAGCTTTATAAAGGGATATAGTTTGAATTCTATGGAGTGTAATTTTGtgtatgaattatatttttaaaacgttGAAGAGTTTTCAGAAAGAAGGCTAGTAGAGTTGATTACTGATACGTTATGCTAAGCAGTACTTTTTTTGGTAATACAGTATTTTGTCAGGCGTTTCTGATAACACTAGAAAGGACAAGTTGTGTCTTGTGATAAATTGATTGATGTTTACAGCATGACTGATAATTATAGCTGAATAGTCCTTAAATGATGAACagattatttagtttttaaatgcagTGTGAAAAGTGTGCTGTGGAAATTTTATGGCTAACTAATTAAGTTTATGGAGAAAATACCTTCAGTTGATCAAGAATAATAAAGTGGTATACAAAGTTAGGAAGAAAGTCAACATGATGCTGCAGGAAATGGAAACAAATACAAATGATATTTAACAAAGATAGAAGAGTTTATAGTTTGTGAACTTTAAGCCAAATTCATTTGACATCAAACACTATAACGGGCACAGGTTCAACAGAGCTTGTGGGTGTTGACTTCCCCAAAAGTTGTCAGCTGAAGTAATGTAGCCTGCTTATGTAATTACTATGGTGATAAGCTGTGTGAACTTAGCCTTTAAGTAGTGTGACTATAtgaagattttaattatttttgtttattggaataaaatgagatttttggGGGACATCATATTAAAGTGCTTATAGGGAAAGAAGCCTGCATGTAATTTTTTACCTTGTGGCATAATCAGTAATTGATCTGTTATCCAGGCTTCATAGCTTGTaaccaaatataaataaaaggtgTAATTTAGGTATTCTGTAGTTGCTTAGAATTTTGAGAATATAAATCTCTGTGAAAAATCAAGGAGTTTCAACATTTTCAAAAGTGCGTCCACCTTTTCAGGGCTTTGGGTTAGTATTACTCAAGATTATGAACAAATAGCACTTAGATTACCTAAAAGAGTTACTACAACCCCAAAGACTTGTGTTCTAAGTAGTATCTTGGTAATTCAGAGAGAGACTCATCCTACCTGAATATAAACTGAGATAAATCCAGTAAAGAAAGTGTAGTGAATTCTACATGAGAGTCTatcattgatttctttttgtgGTAAAAATCTTATTTTGTGTGAAGAAATTTCATGTGAATGTTTTAGCTATCAAACAGTACTATCACCTACTCATGCACAAAACTGCCTCCCAAAGACTTTTCCCAGGTCCCTCGTATCAAAACATTAAGAGTATAATGGAAGATAGCACGATCTTGTCAGATTGGACaaacagcaacaaacaaaaaatgaagtatGACTTTTCCTGTGAACTCTACAGAATGTCTACATATTCAACTTTCCCCGCCGGGGTTCCTGTCTCAGAAAGGAGTCTTGCTCGTGCTGGTTTTTATTATACTGGTGTGAATGACAAGGTCAAATGCTTCTGTTGTGGCCTGATGCTGGATAACTGGAAACTAGGAGACAGTCCTATTGAAAAGCATAAACAACTATATCCTAGCTGTAGCTTTATTCAGAATCTGGTTTCAGCTACTCTGGGATCCACCTCTAAGAATACTTCTCCAATGAGAAACAGTTTTGCACATTCATTATCTCCCACCTTGGAACATAGTAGCTTGTTCAGTGGTTCTTACTCCAGCCTTTCACCAAACCCTCTTAATTCTAGAGCAGTTGAAGACTTCTCTCCATCGAGGACTAACCCCTACAGTTATGCAATGAGTACTGAAGAAGCCCGATTTCTTACCTACCATATGTGGCCATTAACTTTTTTGTCACCGTCAGAATTGGCAAGAGCTGGTTTTTATTATATAGGACCTGGAGATAGGGTAGCCTGCTTTGCCTGTGGTGGGAAGCTCAGTAACTGGGAACCAAAGGATGATGCTATGTCAGAACACCGGAGACACTTTCCCAACTGTccatttttggaaaattctctGGAAACGCTGAGGTTTAGCATTTCAAATCTGAGCATGCAGACACATGCAGCTCGAATGAGAACATTTATGTATTGGCCATCCAGTGTTCCAGTTCAGCCTGAGCAGCTTGCAAGTGCTGGTTTTTATTATGTGGGTAAGAAGCAAATAactacattttatcattttattttgatttacatATTAGAACATAATGTGTTTTCaatatttagtctttttttttttcttgaaggtcGCAATGATGATGTCAAATGCTTTTGTTGTGATGGTGGCTTGAGGTGTTGGGAATCTGGAGATGATCCATGGGTAGAACATGCCAAGTGGTTTCCAAGGTAATTGTTTTGAAAAAAGTATTTGTACAAAAAACTCTGTGCTTAAAAGAAGTAGACCTGCTTACATGATTTAGTTTACCGTTAAATTATAACAAAGCCTCTTTTATGCCACTGGGGAATTATCCTTCTAAAAGATCACATTTTAACTTTAATTGTTTTGTTGAAAAATATTATGCAGTCTTCTGTGTACTTTTGAAAGTCAGTTACAAGTATAgccatacattttatttattgcgCGTCTTCCTTTAAAGAGTACTTAAGGATTACAAAGACatataaaatagattaaaaagaagttagaaaaaggtAAGAACAGGAAAACAAGAAGGGATGTAGAATGGATGCAGGAATAAGGCAAAtgtaaaaatgcatatattaagAGCatatcttggctgggtgcagtggctcatacctgtaatcccagcactttgggaggccaagacaggtggatcacctgaggtcaggagttcgagaccagcctgaccaacatggtgaaaccccgtatctactaaaaatacaaaaactggctgggcatggtggcacacggctgaagtcccagcttctcaggaggctgagacaggagaatcgcttgagcccaggaggtggaggctgcagtgagccaggatcatgccactgcactccagcctgggtaacagagactccatctcaaaaaaaaaaaaagaaaaaatgcatatcTGACTGCCCATTTTAATTGTAATTGTAAGTTATTTTTTctgtacaattttctttttttataatctGTCATTTACCTCTTTAGCCACTTTGTCTCTGGCAGTATCTTTTTATTATAGCCTAGAAAGAATTTAGGGGCAGTGTTATtagtagaaataaaattagagattgTGTTTGTAATTGAGTAGCTATGTGAACTTAGAcgtcatttgtaaaatgaggaggggttggcctggataatttttttttaaatagtgataaAATAGCCttaacataacatttaccatcttaaccatttttaagtgtagagttctgtgtcattaagtacattcatactgTTCTGTGATCACACtgctatccatctccagaatctttgcatcttcccaaactgaaactgtcTACCCATCAAGTACTAATTCCCCATTACCCCTTTCCCCAGcatcctggcaaccaccattctatgtctttttttgtttgtttttttgaggtggagtcttgctctgtcatccaggctggagtgcagtgaaacgatcttggctcactgtaacttccacctcccaagttcaagcgattctcctgcctcaggctcctgagtagctgggattacaggtgcccgccaccacacctggctaatttttttttgtatttttagtagagacagggtttttagtagagacccagtttcaccatgttggccaggctggtcttgaactcctgacctcaagcaatctgctcacctctgcctcggaaagtgctgggattacaggcgtgagccactgctccctgctCCACCATtctgtttctgtctctatgaattcgACTACTCTAGGCaccacatataagtggaatcatacatatAGATTATGTTTTTACCTGTGAGTGTCTTTCACAATAatgaagaatctcttgaaccccttcaggaaattaaaaaaatatttttgtcattttgtgtgatatatgatgaaaaagaaacttGAAGTAACAAATACTTCATTATGGATCAGTAGATTGttaaaagttgtattttaaagttatatcATTAATAGTCATAATATATCAAgataaattttgacttttttacACTTTGAAAAATGagtattacatttaaaattaaaaagcatgttTTATCAGACTTTTAAATGACTTAATTATGCTGAGCTCTATGGGATTGTAtacatttaatttgaaatttaattcaTGTTGTGgtatcaaagacaaaaacagctACCAAATTCCAGTGTTGGAACTGCTACATTTTGTACTTTATGAAACACaattaaactctttatttttgtaacttgtgttttgttttaaatgattaaataaggGAGAAGATGTAGGGGTGTGTTTTGTAAATGCTTCTCTAAAAACAACacgttcttttttcctttttttaatttttttgagacagagtctcattttatCACCTAtcactgctggagtgcagtggctagatggcagttcactgcaacctcttcctcctgggttcaagcctcagccccccaagtagctggagtcgtaggcacgcaccaccatgctcagtagtttttgtatttttagtagagacggggtttcgctatgttggccagcctggtctcaaactcctgacctcaagtgatccgccctctttggcctcccaaagtgctgggcttacagacctgagccactgagcctggcccacatTTCAATTGGGAATAATCTTTAATCTCCGTAAATCCATCACCTTAtgtagtaccttttttttttttttttggtgagaactTTTAAAAGATGCTCTCTTCGCAAATTTCAGGTATAAGGTCTAGTATTATTAGCTGTAGTCACCAtgtgctgtacattagatcctcagaaagtttgtgtcctttgaccagCATCTTCCCATTTCACCCACCTCCTTATCCCTGGCCACcagcattctactctctgtttctatgattttGGATACCATACAGTATAGTTGTCCCTTGGTATGCTtgggggattggttctaggaTGTATACCAAAATTCGCACATACTGAAGTCCTGAAGTTGACTCTGCAGAACCTGTGCATCCAAAAGTCAGCCCTCCAAATATGTGGGTTTCACATCTGCAGATATGATCTGCATTTGATTGAGAAAAATCTGCGTGTAAGTGGACacgtgcagttcaaacctgtgttgttcaagggccagttgtatttgtctttctctggcttgtttcacttggcataatgccTTCCGGGTTCATTCATATTGCAGATGgcaggattttatttatttgtttttttttttttttttgacggaggctctctctgttgcccaggctggagtgcagtggcgccattttggctcactgcagtctctacctcctggcctcaagtgatcctcctgcctcagcctcttgagtagctggcattatagacacctgccatcatgcccagctaattattattgtagagatggggtttcaccatgttggccagtttggtctcaaactcctgacctcaagtgaggatatggatgggattacaggcgtgaaccaccacgcctggccaggctCATCCCCCATTCATCCCTCAGTAGACACTTAAGTTGTTTCCATATAGCTGCTTGAACATGGGAGTAGAGATACCTCTttaagatactgatttcatttccttcagaTATGTACACAGgcgtgggattgctagatcatatgctagttctatttttagttttttgagcagcctctatactgttttccataatgactgtactaagTTGCCAGCAATGAtgaagggttcccttttcttcacatgttTGCCgacatttgttatttcttgtctgttTGATAATAAAGCATCATTACAGGTGGGAGGTGatgtttcattttggttttaatttgtatttccctgatgattagtgatgttgaacaccttttcatgtacctgttggtcatttgtatatctttgggaaaatttctattcaggtcctttgcccatttttttaacctgaattatttgtttttttttttttttgcctttgagttgtataagttccttatatattttagatattaactccttatcaaacgtataatttgcaaatattttctcctattctgtaggttacctttttattttgttgattgtttcctttgctgagcagaagctttttagcttgatgtagtcccagtttatttttgttttggttgcctgtgcttttggtgtcatatccacaacatcattgccaagaccagtgCCAAGGAGCTTTTTAGCCTACATTTTCTTtaaggagttttatggtttctgGATTTATgtttagtctttaatccatttctggttaatttttgtaggtgGTGTAAGATAGAGGTCtggttttattgttttacatatggatatccaggtTTCCCAATACCGTTTGTTAAAGAGACTGTCATTTCAACATTGTGTGTTCTTTGCGcccttgtcaaagattagttgactgtatatgtggatttatttctgggctctctgttctgttggtatatgtctttgtttttatgctagtatcatattgttttgattactgtagctttgtaatatagcttgcaatcagaaagtgtgatgcctcgttttttgttttttgtttttttcctcaagaTTGCTTACGCTATTCTGGGCCTTaagttccatacaaattttatgattggtttttctatttctgtgaaaaaaaaaagtcattggaattttgatagagattatattgaatctgtagattgttattggtagtatgtacattttaacaatattctgtTAATTCAAGAacacaagattttttaaaaattgatttctgtcattttcagtttcctttttcagTGTCATTTGTTTTCCAGTGTATTtctcttttacctccttggttaaatttattaagTGTTTGTTTTGGTGCTGTTGTacatgggattactttcttgagtTCTCTTTCACATGGTTCATTGTTAGTACTGCCTTTTGTaagttggttttgtatcctgcaacttctgGATGGTTTATTAGTTTTAACTGCTTTTGGTggcatctttagggttttctatatataagattatgtcatctgcagacagagacagtttgacttcttccggtctgatttggatgcctttttctttttcttgcttaattgctctggctaaccattccagtattatgttgaatagaagtggcgaGAGTAAGCACCCTTGTCTCGTTCCTAACGTTAgtggaaaagctgaaagctttttttttgagacggagtcttgctctgtcgcccaggctggaatgcagtggtgcaatctcagctcactgcaacctctgcctcccgggttcaagtgactcttctgccccagcctcctgagtagctgggattacaggtgtgtgccactgcacctggctaatttttgtacttttagtagagaaggtgtttcaccatgttggccaggctggtctcgaactcctgacctcatgatccacctgcctcagcctcccaaagtgctgggattagaggtgtgagccaccgtgcctggccagctttcagatttttcattaccgagtatgatattaactgtgcACTTGCAGTCCTTATGTtgaagtatattccttctataGCTAAATTGGTGAGAATTTTTATCCTGaaagggtattgaattttgtcaaatgccttttctgtgtctgttgagatgattatatgattttgtttgtttatttgttttttgagatggagtgttgctgtgttgcccaggctggagtgcagtggtgcaatctcagctcactacaacctctgcctcctgggttcaagtgattctcctgcctcagcctcccgagtaggtgggactacaggtgcatgccaccacacccagctgatttttttattttttgtagtgatggggctggtctcaaactcctgacctcaggtgatccacccaccttggcctcccaaactgctgggattacaggtgtgagcccctgcacctggctgattatgtgatttttatccttcattttgtCCATGTGtggtatcacatttattgatttgcatatgtcataccatccttgcatcccaggtataaATCTCACTTTATCTTGATACATGATTCTTCTAgtatgctgctgaattcagtttgctagtatttgttgaggattttcgcGTCTGTGCTCATCAGGGCTATtggcttgtaattttcttttcttgtgttgtCCTGGTATGGCTTTGATGTCAGAGTAATGCTTGACTtggtaaaatgagtttggaagtattctcctgctactccctcttccctcccttttcctcctcctccttcctcctcgtactccttttctttcttcctcctccctcctttcttccttccttcttttctcctcctcctcctcttctttcttctcctcctcctcctcctttctttctttcttcttggtaGAATTGTGCTGTGAAGTCATCTGttccctgggcttttctttgtcagAAGATTtatgattactgattcaatcttcttACTAGTTATAAGTCTTTTCAgatcttctatttcttccttattttagtCTTGGTAAGTTACAAGtttctaggaatgtatccatttcttctaggttatccagttTTTTGATGAATAATTGCTCATGGTAGTCTCTTAtgatcatttgcatttctgtgttaTCAATGGTAATATctcttggttttgattttatttattttagtcttcctTTTTACTAGTCGAGCTAAAGCTTTGTTgattttacttatcttttcaaaatctAGCTCTTAGTTTTAGTCATCTTGTCTATTGTTTTTgtagtcttcatttcttttctgatttttattttcttctgctaactttttgtAGTTCCTTTAGATGTAAAgttacattgtttatttttaagattttttaaaatgtaggcaaTTATTGCTATACACTTGCCTTTTGGAACTGCATTTGTTCTATACATTTTGCTGTGTCATGTTTCAATTTTAATActtcttcagattttttaaattttctttttgatttcttctttgacccattgattATTCAGGAGTATTTTGTTCAATTTCCACATAGTTGTCAGCTTTCCAGCTTTCATTCTGTTGCTGATTTCTGGTTACATGCCATTGTGgtctgaaaagatacttgataggATTTCAGTCTTCATCAGTTTGTTGAGTCTTGTTTTGTGACCTGCTACATGATCTACGCTGGATAATTTTTCATGTGTgcttaagaagaatgtgtattatcTGCTGTTTGATGGAATGTTCTATATAAAGGTTGAGTATCCCTactccaaaattcaaaatgttccAAAATGTAGAACTTTTTGAAtaccaacatgatgctcaaaggaaatgctctttGAAACATTTTTGGTTTTGCATTTTTCGATTAGGATGCTCAGCTGGTAAACATAAGGCAGATATTCCCAAATCCAAAGAAATCTAATATTCAAAACACTTTTAGTCCCAAGGatttcagataaggaatactcaacctgtatgtATGTTAGGTCCATTAGATCCAATGTATAGTCGAAGTCCaatattttcttactgattttctgtctggatgacccatccattattgaaagtaggGTTTTTGAAGTCTTCTACTATAATTGTGTTCCTATCTATTAATGTCTTCAGATCTgttaatattttctctatatatttaggtggtctgatgttgggtgcatgtatatatttacagttatTATATCCTCTTGTGGAATTGGCCCCTTTCTCATTATATAATTACTTTCTCTgactctttttacagtttttggtgTAAAGTCTGTCCTATCTGATGGAACTATAGCTtcctctgctctcttttggtttccatttgtatggaatgtcttttttcccatacacatgcatgtgcttAAAGGTGAATTGAGTCTCTTGTAGACAACCTGTAGTTGAatcttgttttctttatccattcatctgctctTCATCTTTAGGTAGGagaatttaacccatttacattcaaggtagtTATTGATGGGTAAAGACTACTGTgattttgtaattgttttctggttgtttggcagattctttgtttcttcctctcttgctgtcttcctttgtgtttaGATGATTTTCTGTGGTGGTATGCTTTGATTCCTTTATATCTTTTGTGCATCTACTATTGTGGTTTCTACTTTGTGGCTAtcatgaggcttacataaaacatcttatagtTAGTTATAATAGTCTGTTTCAAGCACTAACAATTTAATTTCAATTGCATAAAAAAACTGTACTCTTACTCCAACTTTCctgcatatattttatgtttttgatgt from Rhinopithecus roxellana isolate Shanxi Qingling chromosome 15, ASM756505v1, whole genome shotgun sequence includes:
- the BIRC2 gene encoding baculoviral IAP repeat-containing protein 2 isoform X3 → MEDSTILSDWTNSNKQKMKYDFSCELYRMSTYSTFPAGVPVSERSLARAGFYYTGVNDKVKCFCCGLMLDNWKLGDSPIEKHKQLYPSCSFIQNLVSATLGSTSKNTSPMRNSFAHSLSPTLEHSSLFSGSYSSLSPNPLNSRAVEDFSPSRTNPYSYAMSTEEARFLTYHMWPLTFLSPSELARAGFYYIGPGDRVACFACGGKLSNWEPKDDAMSEHRRHFPNCPFLENSLETLRFSISNLSMQTHAARMRTFMYWPSSVPVQPEQLASAGFYYVGRNDDVKCFCCDGGLRCWESGDDPWVEHAKWFPRCEFLIRMKGQEFVDEIQGRYPHLLEQLLSTSDTTGDENADPPIIHFGPGESSSEDAVMMNTPVVKSALEMGFSRDLVKQTVQSKILTTGENYRTVNDIVSALLNAEDEKREEEKERQAEEMASDDLSLIRKNRMALFQQLTCVLPILDNLLKANVINKQEHDIIKQKTQIPLQARELIDTVLVKGNAAANIFKNCVKEIDSTLYKNLFVDKNMKYIPTEDVSGLSLEEQLRRLQEERTCKVCMDKEVSIVFIPCGHLVVCQECAPSLRKCPICRGIIKGTVRTFLS
- the BIRC2 gene encoding baculoviral IAP repeat-containing protein 2 isoform X1, with product MVGRDRERKCGGGTNRKVKKTNKHRVDTDSPRSPEGRPRDSRWAANCAGRPWASQRLSRRMSTYSTFPAGVPVSERSLARAGFYYTGVNDKVKCFCCGLMLDNWKLGDSPIEKHKQLYPSCSFIQNLVSATLGSTSKNTSPMRNSFAHSLSPTLEHSSLFSGSYSSLSPNPLNSRAVEDFSPSRTNPYSYAMSTEEARFLTYHMWPLTFLSPSELARAGFYYIGPGDRVACFACGGKLSNWEPKDDAMSEHRRHFPNCPFLENSLETLRFSISNLSMQTHAARMRTFMYWPSSVPVQPEQLASAGFYYVGRNDDVKCFCCDGGLRCWESGDDPWVEHAKWFPRCEFLIRMKGQEFVDEIQGRYPHLLEQLLSTSDTTGDENADPPIIHFGPGESSSEDAVMMNTPVVKSALEMGFSRDLVKQTVQSKILTTGENYRTVNDIVSALLNAEDEKREEEKERQAEEMASDDLSLIRKNRMALFQQLTCVLPILDNLLKANVINKQEHDIIKQKTQIPLQARELIDTVLVKGNAAANIFKNCVKEIDSTLYKNLFVDKNMKYIPTEDVSGLSLEEQLRRLQEERTCKVCMDKEVSIVFIPCGHLVVCQECAPSLRKCPICRGIIKGTVRTFLS
- the BIRC2 gene encoding baculoviral IAP repeat-containing protein 2 isoform X2, with product MHKTASQRLFPGPSYQNIKSIMEDSTILSDWTNSNKQKMKYDFSCELYRMSTYSTFPAGVPVSERSLARAGFYYTGVNDKVKCFCCGLMLDNWKLGDSPIEKHKQLYPSCSFIQNLVSATLGSTSKNTSPMRNSFAHSLSPTLEHSSLFSGSYSSLSPNPLNSRAVEDFSPSRTNPYSYAMSTEEARFLTYHMWPLTFLSPSELARAGFYYIGPGDRVACFACGGKLSNWEPKDDAMSEHRRHFPNCPFLENSLETLRFSISNLSMQTHAARMRTFMYWPSSVPVQPEQLASAGFYYVGRNDDVKCFCCDGGLRCWESGDDPWVEHAKWFPRCEFLIRMKGQEFVDEIQGRYPHLLEQLLSTSDTTGDENADPPIIHFGPGESSSEDAVMMNTPVVKSALEMGFSRDLVKQTVQSKILTTGENYRTVNDIVSALLNAEDEKREEEKERQAEEMASDDLSLIRKNRMALFQQLTCVLPILDNLLKANVINKQEHDIIKQKTQIPLQARELIDTVLVKGNAAANIFKNCVKEIDSTLYKNLFVDKNMKYIPTEDVSGLSLEEQLRRLQEERTCKVCMDKEVSIVFIPCGHLVVCQECAPSLRKCPICRGIIKGTVRTFLS